In Micromonospora sp. WMMD980, the following are encoded in one genomic region:
- a CDS encoding DUF4097 family beta strand repeat-containing protein: MERNVAFPVLETSNGNPWESTMQTFATPAPIAAVLDVPAGRIQVIAADRADTTVEVRPADAAKGRDARTAEQTVVTYAEGVLRIHVPEPTNRIVGAAGSVEVTVRLPADSRVQASSGAVEVRGVGRLGDVTVDGAYRQVKIDEAASVRLTATDGDVEIGRLTGAAEISTARGDIRIAEAVRGTLVLRTRSGDITVAAASGVPATLDAGTDHGRVSNALRDDGSAVLDIRATTSHGDITARSL; the protein is encoded by the coding sequence ACGATGCAGACGTTCGCCACCCCCGCCCCGATCGCCGCCGTCCTGGACGTGCCCGCCGGTCGCATCCAGGTCATCGCCGCGGACCGGGCCGACACCACCGTCGAGGTCCGACCCGCCGACGCCGCCAAGGGGCGGGACGCCAGGACCGCGGAGCAGACGGTCGTCACCTACGCCGAGGGCGTCCTGCGGATCCACGTCCCCGAGCCCACCAACCGGATCGTCGGTGCCGCCGGCTCCGTCGAGGTCACCGTGCGGCTGCCCGCCGACTCCCGCGTGCAGGCCAGCTCCGGTGCCGTCGAGGTACGCGGCGTCGGTCGCCTCGGCGACGTCACCGTCGACGGCGCGTACCGGCAGGTCAAGATCGACGAGGCCGCGAGCGTGCGCCTGACCGCGACCGACGGCGACGTCGAGATCGGCCGGCTCACCGGCGCCGCGGAGATCAGCACCGCCCGAGGCGACATCCGGATCGCCGAGGCGGTACGGGGCACGCTCGTGCTGCGCACCCGCTCCGGCGACATCACGGTCGCCGCCGCCAGCGGTGTCCCCGCCACCCTGGACGCCGGCACCGACCACGGCCGCGTCAGCAACGCCCTGCGCGACGACGGCTCCGCCGTGCTCGACATCCGCGCCACCACCTCGCACGGCGACATCACCGCCCGCAGCCTCTGA